A stretch of Mus musculus strain C57BL/6J chromosome 19, GRCm38.p6 C57BL/6J DNA encodes these proteins:
- the Hoga1 gene encoding 4-hydroxy-2-oxoglutarate aldolase, mitochondrial isoform X1: MTVSMAQVGADVAMVVTPCYYRGRMSSAALIHHYTKVADVSPIPVVLYSVPANTGLELPVDAVVTLSQHPNIIGLKDSGGDVTRIGLIVHKTSKQDFQVLAGSAGFLLASYAVGAVGGICGLANVLGAQVCQLERLCLTGQWEAAQELQHRLIEPNTAVTRRFGIPGLKKTMDWFGYYGGPCRAPLQELSPTEEEALRLDFSNNGWL; the protein is encoded by the exons ATGACTGTCAGCATGGCTCAGGTGGGTGCTGATGTCGCCATGGTGGTGACCCCTTGTTACTATCGTGGCCGCATGAGCAGCGCTGCCCTCATTCACCACTACACCAAG GTTGCTGACGTTTCTCCAATCCCTGTGGTGTTGTACAGTGTCCCAGCCAATACGGGGCTAGAGCTACCTGTGGATGCCGTGGTTACATTGTCTCAGCACCCAAATATCATCGGCTTGAAGGACAGTGGTGGAGAT GTGACCAGGATTGGACTGATAGTTCACAAGACCAGCAAGCAGGATTTCCAGGTGTTGGCTGGGTCAGCTGGCTTCCTCCTGGCCAGCTATGCTGTGG GAGCTGTTGGGGGCATATGTGGCTTGGCCAATGTCTTGGGGGCCCAGGTGTGCCAGctggagagactctgcctcacagGGCAGTGGGAAGCTGCCCAGGAACTACAGCACCGTCTCATCGAGCCCAACACTGCG GTGACCCGGCGCTTTGGAATACCAGGGCTGAAGAAAACCATGGACTGGTTTGGCTACTATGGAGGTCCCTGCCGCGCCCCGTTGCAGGAGCTGAGCCCCACAGAGGAGGAGGCACTGCGCTTGGATTTCAGCAACAATGGCTGGCTTTAA